In one Candidatus Nanopelagicales bacterium genomic region, the following are encoded:
- a CDS encoding rhodanese-like domain-containing protein, translating into MSNAVKNRRSLGFVAFIGMLVAGLFVVTACSSSSSAITTVDPQVFLQTASQPGTTVIDVRTPSEYSSGHLQGAVNIDVEAPTFTAAIDALSKRGAYAVYCHSGRRSALASDQMASSGFTNITNLQGGIADLQAAGGVIVTS; encoded by the coding sequence ATGAGTAATGCAGTCAAGAACCGACGATCTCTAGGCTTCGTAGCATTCATAGGAATGCTTGTGGCTGGGCTTTTCGTGGTGACCGCGTGCAGTTCGTCATCGAGTGCCATAACAACAGTAGATCCTCAAGTCTTCTTGCAGACTGCATCCCAGCCTGGGACAACAGTGATCGATGTGCGCACCCCGAGTGAATACTCATCAGGTCACTTGCAAGGTGCTGTGAATATCGATGTGGAGGCACCCACCTTTACTGCTGCCATTGATGCGTTAAGCAAGAGGGGAGCATATGCCGTGTATTGCCACAGTGGTCGCCGTTCCGCACTCGCATCTGACCAGATGGCAAGTAGTGGGTTCACTAACATCACGAACTTGCAGGGCGGCATTGCCGATCTACAAGCGGCTGGTGGAGTGATCGTTACTTCGTAG
- a CDS encoding class III extradiol ring-cleavage dioxygenase, whose protein sequence is MSNQRAGAAFDAFLPDALKQSQTHRTWTGADGPMPALFISHGAPPLFDDGAWMKSLLKWTTSLPKPTAIVMISAHWESAPIAISSSSASTPLVYDFGGFDPRYFNMKYETPDASTIAKLVNDVLPDNAPIHEHKNRGLDHGAWVPLKAMYPLGDVPVIQLSLPTARPDRLRELGNRLRPLREQGVLIVGSGFWTHGLPYLTGDMIHLGKVPSWSSDFDAWAWDATQRLDFDTLADYKDAPGMPYAHPSAEHFTPLFVVMGAASENALPKLTIEGYMWGLSKKSFQIA, encoded by the coding sequence ATGAGCAACCAACGAGCCGGCGCAGCATTTGATGCGTTCCTGCCTGATGCCCTGAAGCAATCACAGACCCATCGCACATGGACCGGCGCCGATGGCCCAATGCCTGCGCTGTTCATCAGCCACGGCGCTCCTCCACTCTTTGATGACGGCGCTTGGATGAAATCGCTGCTCAAGTGGACAACCTCTCTTCCTAAACCAACCGCAATCGTGATGATCAGCGCTCACTGGGAGTCAGCTCCCATTGCGATTTCATCGTCGAGTGCGTCAACCCCGTTGGTCTATGACTTTGGTGGCTTTGATCCGCGCTACTTCAACATGAAGTACGAAACCCCAGATGCATCCACGATCGCCAAGCTCGTCAACGATGTGTTGCCAGATAACGCACCGATTCATGAGCACAAGAACCGTGGACTTGATCACGGCGCCTGGGTGCCACTGAAAGCCATGTACCCATTAGGTGATGTGCCCGTGATCCAACTGAGTTTGCCAACCGCACGCCCTGATCGCCTTCGTGAACTCGGGAATCGACTACGCCCACTTCGCGAACAAGGCGTGCTGATTGTTGGATCAGGTTTTTGGACCCATGGATTGCCGTATCTCACCGGCGACATGATTCATCTTGGCAAGGTTCCTTCCTGGTCATCAGATTTTGATGCATGGGCATGGGACGCAACTCAACGCTTAGATTTCGACACCCTTGCCGACTACAAAGATGCGCCAGGCATGCCGTATGCGCATCCCAGCGCTGAACACTTCACCCCACTGTTCGTTGTGATGGGCGCTGCTAGTGAGAACGCCTTGCCCAAACTCACAATTGAGGGTTATATGTGGGGACTATCAAAGAAGTCCTTCCAAATCGCCTAA
- a CDS encoding malonic semialdehyde reductase — protein MSDTFTAHSRAIGPASTNALFREAQTGYAFHDTPVLDDQLAEIYDLVKYAPTAMNTQPLRITFIRSEEAKARLLPLLAEPNRPKSQSAPVVAILAADTDFHENLPRVLPQNPSAKDRFADDAIRIAAALANANIQAGYFILAARAVGLDVGPMGGFNLAGVDAEFFPGTPLKSFMVVNLGYATPEGTFPRNPRLEHHEVVTLL, from the coding sequence ATGAGCGATACCTTCACAGCCCATTCACGCGCAATTGGTCCGGCCTCAACAAATGCGCTCTTTCGTGAGGCGCAAACTGGATACGCCTTTCACGACACTCCTGTCTTGGATGATCAGCTCGCAGAAATCTATGATCTAGTGAAATACGCACCAACTGCAATGAACACACAGCCATTGCGGATCACCTTCATTCGCTCTGAGGAAGCCAAAGCGCGCTTACTTCCATTGCTTGCAGAACCCAATCGGCCTAAGTCGCAGTCCGCACCCGTTGTTGCCATTCTTGCTGCTGATACAGATTTCCACGAGAACTTGCCACGAGTGCTTCCGCAGAATCCATCGGCCAAGGATCGATTTGCCGACGATGCAATACGCATCGCAGCGGCCTTGGCAAATGCCAATATTCAAGCTGGCTATTTCATTCTTGCTGCTCGCGCGGTGGGTCTTGATGTTGGGCCTATGGGCGGTTTCAACCTTGCCGGTGTGGATGCTGAATTCTTCCCGGGTACGCCATTGAAATCCTTCATGGTGGTCAATCTCGGGTACGCGACACCTGAGGGAACCTTCCCTCGCAACCCTCGACTCGAGCATCACGAGGTAGTGACTCTCCTGTAA
- a CDS encoding chloride channel protein, with amino-acid sequence MAEQLTGKQLARLLVISLAIGVLGAIGASLLLWIIDHGTDLVFAHIPQALGLETTPWWWAALLLLLSALLVTLIRKLPGATGKGPLTGFHFDDPLRIVPGVLLAALATLIFGIALGPEAPLIVLGTSIGAIVARKADPKTRQAIMMLGGVAAISAVFGSPFITAFMILEFAALGMLPALLITPVLVALAGSYIVQIGIWGIPGFGVHSLSVPGLPAYTEIAFGDLFIGLLVALVAGVVAVLARLGGLAFERLSSQRATVGLFVAAIVTAGVLFVAMNGFSLPMDQILFSGNSGMATLIHETSIAAVLCILIGKGIAYSVALGSGFRGGPIFPATFLGVAVAVLFVLIFPNDSVSAMAAAGIAASAAAMLKLPATSALLGMLLIVGAGPAVAPFAIMGAAIGFLIRLLIDHQLGNDEQPKHAVASSTT; translated from the coding sequence ATGGCTGAGCAGCTCACTGGCAAACAACTTGCACGCCTTCTTGTAATTTCCCTTGCCATAGGAGTGCTCGGCGCGATTGGCGCATCGTTGTTGTTGTGGATTATCGACCATGGAACCGATCTCGTATTCGCGCATATTCCCCAAGCCCTTGGTCTGGAAACCACTCCATGGTGGTGGGCAGCGCTACTCCTGTTGCTTTCGGCGCTCTTGGTAACGCTGATTCGCAAGCTACCTGGGGCAACAGGTAAAGGTCCACTGACAGGTTTTCATTTTGATGATCCATTGCGCATTGTTCCTGGAGTTCTCCTGGCGGCGCTCGCAACATTGATCTTTGGTATCGCACTTGGGCCGGAGGCCCCGCTGATTGTGTTAGGTACTTCCATTGGGGCGATCGTGGCACGCAAGGCGGATCCGAAAACTCGTCAGGCCATCATGATGCTCGGCGGCGTGGCGGCAATCAGTGCGGTGTTTGGCAGCCCGTTCATCACTGCCTTCATGATTTTGGAATTCGCGGCGTTGGGCATGTTGCCCGCACTGCTGATTACTCCAGTGCTTGTTGCTTTAGCTGGGTCTTACATCGTCCAAATTGGTATTTGGGGTATCCCGGGATTCGGGGTTCATTCATTGAGTGTTCCTGGGCTTCCCGCGTATACCGAAATTGCGTTTGGTGATCTGTTTATTGGTTTACTCGTTGCGCTCGTGGCGGGAGTTGTCGCAGTGCTGGCGCGACTAGGTGGTTTGGCATTTGAACGGTTGAGTTCCCAACGCGCAACGGTCGGGCTTTTCGTCGCTGCGATCGTCACAGCAGGCGTTCTCTTCGTTGCGATGAACGGATTCTCATTGCCGATGGATCAAATTCTCTTCAGTGGTAATTCAGGCATGGCGACCCTCATTCATGAAACTTCAATTGCTGCGGTTCTGTGCATCTTGATTGGGAAGGGAATCGCCTATTCGGTTGCGCTTGGTAGTGGTTTCCGTGGCGGCCCGATCTTCCCCGCAACATTCCTAGGCGTCGCAGTTGCAGTGCTATTTGTACTGATTTTCCCTAACGATTCCGTAAGTGCAATGGCAGCTGCGGGTATTGCCGCTTCGGCAGCGGCAATGCTCAAGCTCCCTGCGACTTCCGCACTTCTTGGAATGCTTTTGATCGTTGGCGCGGGTCCCGCTGTTGCGCCGTTTGCGATTATGGGTGCGGCGATTGGGTTCTTGATTCGTTTACTCATTGACCATCAACTTGGAAACGATGAGCAGCCTAAACATGCGGTGGCAAGCTCAACGACCTAG
- a CDS encoding class I SAM-dependent methyltransferase, with protein sequence MATPDLQAWDTRFAQDAYIFGTAPNVFLVNSAAHISVGARVLAVADGEGRNGVWLAQQGFAVHATDGSKVAVAKSMALAKERGVPVVYSAAELVPGSIFHECADADTWIWPVGAFDAVVGIFIQFAKPDERSMMFANMIAALKPGGVLLLEGYHHRQLGFGTGGPPVLDQLYDQALLSSAFARLETIELRDYDEEVDEGEGHEGMSALIDYIGRAPK encoded by the coding sequence ATGGCTACTCCTGATTTACAAGCGTGGGATACCCGCTTTGCGCAAGATGCCTACATCTTTGGCACCGCCCCCAATGTTTTCCTCGTGAATTCCGCCGCGCATATTTCAGTAGGCGCTCGCGTGCTTGCGGTTGCTGACGGAGAAGGCCGCAACGGAGTCTGGTTGGCGCAGCAGGGCTTTGCAGTCCACGCAACTGACGGTTCAAAAGTGGCTGTAGCCAAATCCATGGCCTTGGCTAAAGAGCGCGGAGTGCCTGTTGTCTATTCCGCGGCAGAACTTGTTCCTGGATCGATCTTCCATGAATGCGCAGACGCCGACACTTGGATCTGGCCTGTGGGGGCTTTCGATGCCGTTGTTGGGATTTTCATTCAATTCGCCAAGCCTGATGAGCGTTCAATGATGTTCGCTAACATGATTGCGGCATTGAAGCCCGGTGGAGTGTTGTTGCTTGAGGGCTATCACCATCGTCAACTTGGTTTTGGTACGGGTGGCCCACCGGTACTTGATCAGCTATATGACCAAGCGTTGTTGAGTAGCGCTTTTGCACGTCTTGAAACCATCGAACTTCGTGACTACGACGAAGAGGTAGATGAAGGCGAAGGGCATGAGGGCATGTCGGCGCTCATTGATTACATCGGTCGCGCACCCAAATAA
- a CDS encoding DEAD/DEAH box helicase, protein MSRSTTPVVTTVSAQSPVNSSTDSFAALGVPGKLVQSLRSSGIDAPFPIQTATLPDSLAGRDVLGRGRTGSGKTVAFSLPTVVRLSESKHARKPGAPRALILVPTRELAAQVNETISPLAKAMNMNTLVVVGGVKINPQISALKHGVDILIATPGRLEDLMKQRFAKLDHVEVTVLDEADHMADLGFLPVVKRLLDATPKNGQRMLFSATIDASVDVLVKRYLSSPVTHSVDSAASPVPAMTHHVMSVTSDNKPAVVRELVSGEGRTLAFTRTKHGAKKLAKQLTAAGIPAVELHGNLSQNARVRNLAAFSDGDVRVLVATDIAARGIHVDGVSLVVHVDPPAEHKAYLHRSGRTARAGAEGVVITVGTPDQRGDVRSLMKQAAITPKMHQVEPGSEVIRALVGPAAPYVKPAPVHVESAPAARRPSAPRAGSRKAPQRGRSQGRQR, encoded by the coding sequence TTGTCACGTTCGACCACGCCTGTAGTAACAACCGTCTCCGCTCAATCCCCAGTCAACTCATCGACTGATTCATTTGCTGCCCTGGGCGTTCCGGGCAAGCTCGTGCAGTCACTGCGCTCATCGGGAATTGATGCACCTTTCCCTATCCAAACGGCCACACTCCCTGATTCGCTCGCTGGGCGAGATGTGCTCGGCCGCGGCCGAACTGGAAGTGGCAAAACTGTCGCGTTCTCACTCCCAACAGTTGTGCGTTTGTCAGAGTCAAAGCACGCCCGCAAACCAGGTGCTCCTCGTGCATTGATTTTGGTGCCAACGCGCGAGCTTGCGGCGCAAGTGAATGAAACGATTTCACCGTTGGCTAAAGCGATGAATATGAACACGCTGGTTGTTGTTGGTGGAGTAAAGATCAATCCGCAGATTTCAGCGTTGAAGCATGGCGTCGATATTTTGATCGCAACACCGGGTCGCCTTGAAGATTTGATGAAACAGCGCTTTGCGAAACTTGATCATGTCGAAGTAACGGTTCTCGACGAAGCCGATCACATGGCGGATCTTGGTTTCTTGCCAGTAGTGAAGCGCCTACTTGATGCAACGCCCAAGAATGGCCAACGCATGCTGTTCTCGGCGACCATCGACGCCAGTGTTGATGTGCTCGTCAAGCGCTACTTGAGCTCGCCGGTAACTCACTCAGTTGATTCAGCAGCCTCTCCTGTTCCTGCAATGACACACCACGTGATGAGTGTTACGTCAGATAACAAGCCTGCTGTAGTGCGTGAACTTGTTTCAGGTGAAGGTCGAACGCTTGCGTTTACTCGCACGAAACACGGAGCAAAAAAGCTAGCCAAGCAACTCACTGCTGCAGGTATTCCGGCCGTTGAGTTACATGGCAATCTTTCGCAGAATGCTCGCGTTCGAAATCTGGCTGCATTTTCCGATGGTGATGTTCGCGTTCTTGTAGCGACCGACATTGCCGCTCGCGGCATCCACGTGGATGGTGTGTCACTTGTTGTGCATGTTGACCCGCCAGCAGAGCACAAGGCGTACTTGCACCGATCGGGTCGCACGGCTCGTGCAGGCGCAGAAGGTGTTGTGATCACTGTGGGCACTCCTGACCAACGAGGCGATGTTCGCTCGTTAATGAAGCAAGCAGCCATCACTCCAAAGATGCATCAGGTGGAGCCGGGTTCCGAAGTGATTCGAGCTCTTGTTGGACCCGCTGCTCCATATGTGAAGCCAGCGCCTGTGCATGTGGAATCAGCGCCAGCTGCTCGACGACCATCAGCTCCTCGTGCAGGATCGCGCAAAGCGCCACAGCGCGGTCGATCCCAAGGTCGCCAGAGGTAG
- the trxA gene encoding thioredoxin, giving the protein MATTNLTATSFEDAVVKDGILFVDFWASWCGPCRSFAPVYEAASEIHSDVVFGKIDTEAEQGIAAAAQITSIPTLMAFRDGILVYREAGALPGTAFEELVQAVKALDMNQVRSQMEQEHAHE; this is encoded by the coding sequence ATGGCAACAACGAATCTCACTGCAACGTCATTTGAAGATGCAGTTGTAAAAGACGGAATCCTGTTTGTGGATTTTTGGGCATCGTGGTGCGGACCATGCCGCAGTTTTGCGCCGGTATACGAAGCAGCTTCAGAGATCCACTCGGATGTGGTGTTTGGCAAGATTGATACCGAAGCCGAGCAGGGGATTGCTGCTGCCGCTCAGATCACTTCAATTCCTACCCTTATGGCATTTCGTGACGGAATCTTGGTGTACCGGGAAGCTGGTGCTCTTCCCGGTACGGCTTTTGAAGAGTTAGTGCAGGCAGTAAAAGCGCTTGATATGAACCAAGTGCGATCGCAAATGGAACAGGAGCATGCGCATGAGTAA
- a CDS encoding GNAT family N-acetyltransferase has product MHPIVHQNVALHRFEIHLDGELIGVCDYTQHNNRLSFTHTEIEPAHGGKGYAKLLVETALDDAATQHLEVAPYCSYIQKVIADQPEKYLGLVPQEVRAQFGLPGSSTK; this is encoded by the coding sequence ATGCATCCGATCGTTCACCAGAACGTCGCACTTCATCGCTTTGAAATTCATCTCGATGGCGAATTGATCGGTGTCTGTGACTACACCCAACACAACAATCGACTTTCATTCACTCATACTGAAATTGAACCTGCCCACGGCGGAAAGGGTTACGCCAAACTCTTGGTTGAAACAGCTCTGGATGATGCTGCGACTCAACATCTCGAAGTGGCGCCCTACTGCAGTTACATCCAAAAGGTGATTGCGGATCAACCGGAGAAATACCTTGGGCTCGTACCTCAAGAAGTACGAGCCCAATTCGGTTTGCCAGGAAGTTCTACGAAGTAA
- a CDS encoding DUF2202 domain-containing protein: MKVSSFVAAALIGVAVLTPSAQAQAVSVSPELKAQLVYLVQEEKLARDVYTTLYAATGVRQFSNISSSERTHMTLMQGILKTYGIADPTVGLPVGSFKDASLSALYKKLIASGKTSTTAALAAGVAIEKKDITDINVMLKDNPPADVTSVLQRLLSGSKSHLAAFAR, encoded by the coding sequence ATGAAGGTTTCATCATTTGTCGCAGCCGCACTCATCGGCGTCGCAGTACTGACCCCGTCCGCGCAGGCGCAAGCTGTGTCAGTTTCACCGGAGTTGAAAGCCCAATTGGTCTACCTCGTGCAAGAGGAGAAGTTAGCTCGTGACGTGTACACGACGTTGTATGCAGCCACAGGAGTTCGTCAGTTCAGCAATATTTCCTCTTCTGAGCGCACACACATGACGCTCATGCAAGGAATCTTGAAGACCTATGGCATAGCCGACCCAACCGTTGGTTTACCAGTTGGATCGTTTAAAGACGCGTCTCTTAGTGCGCTCTACAAGAAACTCATAGCGAGTGGGAAAACCTCGACCACGGCGGCGCTAGCCGCAGGTGTAGCCATTGAGAAAAAGGACATCACGGATATCAATGTGATGCTTAAAGACAATCCACCTGCTGACGTCACATCTGTGTTGCAGCGTTTGCTGAGTGGCTCAAAGAGTCACCTTGCGGCCTTCGCCCGCTAA
- a CDS encoding glutamine synthetase III: MSGNAVRLQAIKDVEAYVPPAVSFDVNEAPGEIYGMNVFNKAVMQRRLPKNVYKSVIDTIENGSKLDPTVADAVAAAMRDWALEKGATHYAHVFYPLTGFTAEKHDSFFEPTGDGTTLAEFAGKTLVQGEPDASSFPNGGLRATFEARGYTGWDVTSPAYILENPNGNTLCIPTVFLSMTGEALDLKTPLLRAQQAMSTQADRVLRLFGNDPDRVVSFCGPEQEYFLVDRHFFLARPDLLNSGRTLFGQKPPKGQEFDDHYFGAIPERVLGMMMEAERELFKLGIPAKTRHNEVAPGQFEIAPVFERANIASDHQQQLMTTLKTVAQRHGMECIFHEKPFAGVNGSGKHVNFSIGNGRQGNLLNPGDNPHDNAQFLVFCAAVIRAVHKYGGLLRVSVASASNDHRLGANEAPPAIISIFLGEQLADVFEQIAAGGAKSSKSKGTLRVGVDTMPDLPSDPGDRNRTSPFAFTGNRFEFRAPGSNQSVAAPMTVINAMLAEALDYIANELEASIAKGVEFNAAVQDVLAKIMKEHGAVVFNGNGYSEEWQVEAAKRGLLNLRTTVDALPQLIEPASIELMEKYGVFSAREMHSRYEVALEQYVNSIAVEAKLTLEMGTTMVLPSAIRYQTELAGNIAALKAAGVEGNATTLKTVTAIVNELTEALTALEGVLAADAGHELTDEAKYALNSIIPAMGAVRAAGDKLETVVADDLWVLPTYQEMLHIL, encoded by the coding sequence ATGAGTGGAAATGCCGTACGCCTGCAAGCAATCAAAGATGTCGAGGCCTACGTTCCACCCGCAGTGAGCTTCGATGTCAATGAAGCCCCTGGTGAGATCTATGGAATGAACGTCTTCAACAAGGCAGTGATGCAACGTCGCCTGCCGAAGAACGTTTACAAGTCAGTCATCGACACCATCGAAAATGGTTCAAAGCTCGACCCAACAGTTGCTGATGCAGTTGCCGCAGCGATGCGCGATTGGGCTTTGGAAAAGGGTGCGACTCACTACGCGCACGTGTTCTACCCACTGACCGGCTTCACTGCTGAAAAGCATGACAGTTTCTTTGAGCCAACTGGCGATGGCACGACTCTTGCTGAGTTCGCAGGAAAGACGCTCGTTCAAGGCGAGCCAGACGCATCGAGTTTCCCTAACGGTGGCCTGCGTGCAACCTTCGAAGCTCGCGGTTACACCGGTTGGGATGTCACGAGCCCTGCGTACATTCTTGAAAACCCAAATGGCAACACGCTGTGCATCCCAACAGTGTTCCTGTCAATGACCGGCGAAGCTCTTGACCTCAAGACACCGCTTCTTCGTGCACAGCAGGCAATGTCAACACAGGCCGATCGCGTTCTACGCCTCTTCGGAAATGATCCAGACCGCGTGGTTTCGTTCTGTGGTCCAGAGCAGGAGTACTTCCTGGTTGATCGTCACTTCTTCTTGGCGCGTCCTGACCTTCTTAACTCAGGTCGCACGTTGTTTGGCCAAAAGCCACCTAAGGGTCAGGAATTTGACGACCATTACTTTGGCGCGATTCCTGAGCGTGTGCTCGGCATGATGATGGAAGCAGAGCGCGAACTCTTCAAGCTCGGAATTCCAGCGAAGACCCGCCACAACGAGGTTGCTCCCGGACAGTTCGAAATTGCACCGGTCTTCGAACGCGCAAACATTGCTTCAGATCACCAGCAGCAGTTGATGACAACACTGAAGACTGTTGCTCAGCGCCACGGTATGGAATGCATCTTCCATGAGAAGCCATTTGCTGGCGTTAACGGATCTGGCAAGCACGTGAACTTCTCGATCGGTAACGGTCGTCAAGGCAACCTGCTCAACCCAGGTGATAACCCGCATGACAACGCCCAGTTCCTCGTGTTCTGTGCCGCAGTTATTCGTGCCGTGCATAAGTACGGTGGCCTTTTGCGCGTTTCTGTTGCTTCAGCTTCAAATGATCACCGTCTTGGTGCGAACGAAGCTCCACCGGCAATCATCTCGATCTTCTTGGGTGAGCAGTTGGCTGACGTCTTCGAACAGATCGCAGCAGGTGGAGCAAAGTCATCGAAGAGCAAGGGGACCTTGCGCGTTGGTGTCGACACGATGCCAGATCTTCCCTCAGATCCAGGTGACCGTAATCGCACTAGCCCATTTGCATTCACTGGCAACCGCTTTGAATTCCGCGCTCCAGGCTCCAACCAATCAGTTGCAGCTCCAATGACGGTTATCAACGCCATGTTGGCTGAAGCCCTTGATTACATTGCCAACGAACTTGAAGCATCAATTGCGAAGGGTGTTGAGTTCAACGCTGCTGTGCAAGATGTGCTCGCAAAGATCATGAAGGAGCACGGCGCAGTTGTGTTCAACGGCAACGGTTACTCAGAAGAGTGGCAGGTTGAAGCAGCTAAGCGCGGTTTGTTGAACCTTCGTACCACTGTTGATGCGCTTCCTCAGCTCATTGAGCCAGCGTCCATCGAACTGATGGAGAAGTACGGAGTCTTCAGTGCACGCGAAATGCACAGCCGCTACGAAGTTGCTCTTGAGCAGTACGTCAACAGCATCGCGGTGGAAGCAAAGCTCACCCTTGAAATGGGCACCACGATGGTGTTGCCTTCAGCAATTCGTTACCAGACTGAACTTGCTGGCAACATTGCTGCACTCAAGGCCGCTGGTGTTGAAGGCAACGCAACCACGTTGAAGACTGTCACGGCAATCGTGAATGAACTCACTGAAGCACTGACTGCCCTTGAAGGTGTGCTTGCTGCTGACGCTGGCCACGAGTTGACTGATGAAGCCAAGTACGCACTGAACAGCATCATTCCAGCCATGGGTGCAGTTCGTGCCGCTGGTGACAAACTTGAAACGGTTGTTGCCGATGATCTGTGGGTGCTTCCTACATACCAGGAAATGCTGCATATTCTCTAA
- a CDS encoding DUF2892 domain-containing protein, with amino-acid sequence MLKNESSVDRVIRLVIAAVAIAIALVVGGSTVVGIILFVVAAVMVVTAVVGFCPLYRIFGLRTNK; translated from the coding sequence ATGTTGAAGAATGAAAGTTCAGTAGATCGCGTCATTCGATTGGTTATTGCTGCTGTGGCGATCGCCATTGCGTTGGTGGTTGGTGGATCAACAGTTGTCGGCATCATTCTTTTCGTCGTAGCCGCGGTCATGGTGGTTACGGCAGTTGTTGGCTTTTGTCCGCTGTATCGAATCTTTGGCCTTCGAACCAATAAGTAG
- a CDS encoding AarF/UbiB family protein, giving the protein MSLFSRAASLAVVPVKSGARFAGAATISAFGGDRDAAYGKALQASAEELTAALAKARGPVMKFGQLLALFSSTLPPEQAEMLSSLTRLYEDAEPRPFTEVQEAFDRLPAGVNVDEVAVAAASLGQVHTATWPDGRRVAIKVQYPDAHRIVRSDLLQLRTFIPLIHRLIPTLDVKALLQEHADRLWDELDYTNEAKWQEEFRNVWATKHPGVVTIPAVIFADSTMLVTEWLPGIPYATLQSAPVEQRDQAARNLARFTLWSPRLVGAIHADPHPGNFRLMDDGSIGVLDFGSVGHPAGEFTRLFVRTFQLAAANDLEGVRELWLNVGMIMDSTSADELARIIALDVTPYVQPEFRFSSDWITERAGDWSDPGGSLKDAGKLSFPPNLLLEHRAVTGMLALLTSIDATVDFQTVIDEAVIPPA; this is encoded by the coding sequence ATGAGTCTGTTTTCTCGTGCTGCTTCGTTAGCCGTGGTGCCAGTAAAAAGCGGCGCTCGTTTTGCTGGTGCAGCAACGATCTCAGCCTTTGGTGGAGATCGTGATGCTGCTTACGGTAAGGCGCTTCAAGCATCCGCGGAGGAACTCACCGCTGCGCTTGCAAAAGCACGCGGTCCCGTCATGAAGTTTGGTCAACTGTTAGCACTGTTCTCCTCAACGCTGCCACCAGAGCAGGCGGAAATGCTTTCGTCGCTAACTCGGTTATATGAAGATGCGGAACCACGGCCATTTACTGAAGTTCAAGAGGCATTTGATCGCTTGCCCGCAGGTGTTAACGTCGACGAGGTTGCTGTGGCTGCCGCAAGTCTTGGGCAAGTGCACACTGCTACATGGCCAGACGGCAGGCGGGTTGCAATTAAAGTGCAATATCCAGATGCGCATCGCATTGTTCGATCGGATCTCTTGCAGCTACGCACATTTATCCCGCTGATTCACCGACTGATTCCCACGTTGGATGTCAAGGCACTTCTTCAGGAACATGCGGATCGGTTGTGGGATGAACTGGACTACACGAATGAAGCCAAGTGGCAAGAAGAATTCCGCAATGTTTGGGCAACGAAGCATCCAGGCGTGGTGACCATTCCTGCGGTGATCTTTGCGGATTCAACGATGTTGGTCACTGAATGGTTGCCGGGAATTCCTTATGCGACCTTGCAGTCAGCTCCGGTAGAACAACGTGATCAAGCTGCAAGAAACCTTGCACGATTCACCTTGTGGTCTCCAAGACTTGTCGGAGCAATCCATGCAGACCCACACCCCGGTAACTTCCGACTGATGGACGACGGTTCCATTGGTGTGTTGGATTTTGGGTCCGTTGGTCATCCCGCTGGTGAGTTCACTCGTCTCTTCGTTCGTACCTTTCAACTCGCGGCAGCAAACGATCTTGAAGGTGTTCGGGAATTGTGGCTCAACGTTGGCATGATCATGGATTCAACAAGTGCCGATGAGTTGGCTCGCATTATTGCTCTAGATGTCACGCCGTACGTGCAGCCTGAATTTCGATTTTCCTCAGACTGGATCACCGAGCGCGCCGGCGATTGGTCAGATCCGGGAGGCTCACTGAAAGACGCGGGGAAGCTATCATTTCCGCCGAATCTGCTTCTTGAACACCGCGCGGTGACAGGAATGCTTGCGCTATTGACCAGCATCGATGCCACCGTCGATTTCCAGACGGTGATTGACGAAGCCGTTATTCCTCCAGCCTGA